The Blautia hydrogenotrophica DSM 10507 genome window below encodes:
- the kdpC gene encoding potassium-transporting ATPase subunit KdpC: protein MKNFVSYFKKAFILTLVLMVMCSVIYPLVLTGLGQVMFKKQANGNLVEVNGEVVGSELVGQNFTDDRYFHGRVSSVNYNTYTEEEAEDGTYGGVSSGSFNYGATNPDLEARVKESVADFKERYKDATGEELTEDIPADLMTASGSGLDPHISPASAEIQVPIVAANSGLSEERVREIVDENTSHKILGVFGEEKVNVLKCNIAIAQEIGELTADAE, encoded by the coding sequence ATGAAAAATTTTGTATCATATTTTAAAAAAGCTTTTATCCTTACCCTGGTGTTGATGGTAATGTGTTCCGTTATCTATCCGCTGGTATTGACCGGGTTAGGCCAGGTGATGTTCAAAAAACAGGCGAATGGAAATTTGGTCGAGGTAAACGGTGAGGTAGTAGGGTCCGAATTGGTGGGACAGAATTTTACTGATGACAGATACTTCCATGGGAGAGTTTCTTCTGTAAACTATAACACTTATACAGAAGAGGAAGCGGAAGATGGAACCTATGGTGGTGTAAGTTCAGGTTCATTCAACTATGGTGCGACGAATCCTGATCTGGAAGCCAGAGTAAAGGAAAGCGTAGCAGACTTTAAAGAGCGCTATAAAGACGCTACTGGCGAGGAACTGACAGAGGATATTCCAGCAGACCTGATGACAGCATCCGGTTCTGGTCTGGACCCACACATCAGTCCTGCATCAGCAGAGATTCAGGTGCCGATTGTAGCTGCAAACAGCGGACTCTCTGAGGAGAGAGTAAGGGAGATTGTAGACGAGAATACAAGTCACAAGATCCTAGGCGTCTTTGGTGAGGAAAAAGTAAACGTTCTGAAATGCAACATTGCCATTGCACAGGAGATCGGAGAACTCACAGCAGATGCAGAGTAA
- the kdpB gene encoding potassium-transporting ATPase subunit KdpB: MSKENKKTKFVTKDILKSSLIGAFQKLSPRYMIKNPVMFVVEIGFFIALVLTIFPTVFGDDSTLRVYNGLVAVILFITVLFANFAESVAEGRGKAQAESLKKTKKDTMAHLLLDNGEEKLVNASELKKGDVVIVRTNELIPNDGEVIEGIASVDESAITGESAPVTREAGGDFSSVTGGTTVVSDWLKVRITSEPGKSFLDKMISLVEGASRQKTPNEIALNTLLVGLTIIFLIVVVTLYCFADYSETAIPVATMIALLVCLIPTTIGGLLSAIGIAGMDRVTRFNVIAMSGKAVEACGDVDTMILDKTGTITYGNRLAADFKPVKGRSKEDLIDYSVMTSLCDNTPEGKSVVELGKEMGTKIGEEAAEQMEFVEFTAQTKMSGVNLKDGTQVRKGAYDAIKTYVTEKGGKVPEDLEGIVTEISSLGGTPLVVCVDNVIYGVIYLKDTVKPGLVERFARLREIGIKTIMCTGDNPLTAATIAKEAGVDGFIAECKPEDKIVEIKKEQAEGKIVAMTGDGTNDAPALAQADVGLAMNSGTAAAKEAANMVDLDSDPTKILEVVEIGKQLLITRGSLTTFSIANDVAKYFAIIPAMFTLVIPQMEVLNIMHLATPFSAILSALIFNAIIIPCLIPIAMKGVKYKPMRSEKMLLKNMGIYGLGGIIVPFIGIKIIDLLVSPLLALLGL, encoded by the coding sequence ATGTCAAAGGAAAATAAAAAGACTAAATTTGTGACAAAAGATATTCTGAAAAGCTCCTTAATTGGGGCCTTTCAGAAACTGAGTCCGAGATATATGATAAAGAACCCCGTAATGTTCGTGGTTGAGATCGGATTTTTCATTGCACTGGTTCTTACCATTTTCCCAACAGTGTTTGGTGACGACAGTACTCTTAGAGTATATAATGGTTTGGTAGCGGTGATTCTGTTTATCACAGTTTTGTTTGCAAACTTCGCAGAATCTGTGGCAGAAGGACGAGGCAAAGCACAGGCAGAGTCCTTGAAGAAGACAAAAAAAGATACCATGGCACATTTGCTTTTGGACAATGGCGAAGAGAAGCTGGTAAATGCTTCTGAGCTGAAAAAAGGCGATGTTGTTATTGTAAGAACAAATGAGTTAATTCCTAACGATGGTGAGGTTATCGAAGGTATCGCTTCTGTAGATGAGTCAGCGATCACTGGTGAGTCTGCACCGGTAACCAGAGAGGCAGGCGGAGACTTTTCTTCCGTCACAGGAGGTACTACCGTAGTCAGTGACTGGCTGAAAGTCAGAATTACTTCTGAACCTGGTAAATCCTTCCTGGATAAGATGATTTCCCTGGTAGAGGGAGCTTCCAGACAGAAAACTCCAAACGAAATTGCATTGAATACCCTGTTGGTTGGTTTAACAATCATTTTCCTGATTGTAGTAGTAACTTTGTATTGCTTCGCAGATTATTCAGAGACAGCTATTCCGGTAGCAACAATGATTGCACTGCTGGTTTGTCTGATTCCTACCACAATCGGTGGTCTGCTCTCCGCAATCGGTATCGCGGGTATGGACCGTGTAACCAGATTTAATGTCATCGCAATGTCAGGTAAAGCTGTAGAGGCCTGCGGTGATGTTGATACCATGATCCTTGACAAAACTGGTACCATCACTTATGGTAACCGTCTGGCGGCGGATTTTAAACCGGTAAAAGGAAGATCAAAAGAAGACCTGATTGACTACAGTGTTATGACTTCTCTGTGTGACAATACTCCAGAGGGTAAATCAGTAGTGGAATTGGGAAAAGAGATGGGCACCAAGATCGGCGAGGAAGCAGCAGAGCAGATGGAATTCGTAGAGTTTACTGCTCAGACTAAGATGAGTGGTGTCAACCTGAAAGACGGCACTCAAGTACGTAAAGGTGCTTACGATGCAATTAAGACTTATGTGACAGAAAAAGGCGGAAAGGTTCCGGAGGATTTGGAAGGAATCGTGACAGAGATTTCCAGCTTAGGGGGAACACCGCTGGTAGTGTGTGTAGATAACGTGATTTACGGTGTCATTTACCTGAAGGATACTGTAAAACCGGGTCTGGTAGAGAGATTTGCAAGACTCCGTGAGATCGGTATCAAAACTATCATGTGTACAGGTGATAACCCACTGACAGCAGCTACTATCGCAAAAGAGGCTGGTGTGGATGGATTTATCGCAGAGTGTAAACCAGAAGACAAGATCGTTGAGATCAAGAAAGAGCAGGCAGAAGGTAAGATCGTGGCTATGACCGGTGACGGTACGAACGATGCTCCGGCTCTGGCACAGGCTGACGTTGGTCTGGCTATGAACAGTGGTACAGCAGCGGCAAAAGAAGCAGCAAACATGGTAGATTTGGATTCTGACCCGACGAAAATTTTGGAAGTCGTTGAGATTGGTAAACAGCTTCTGATTACCAGAGGTTCTTTGACGACATTCAGTATCGCGAACGACGTGGCAAAATACTTTGCAATTATCCCGGCAATGTTTACGCTGGTTATTCCACAGATGGAAGTACTGAACATCATGCATTTGGCTACTCCGTTCAGCGCGATTTTGTCAGCACTTATTTTCAACGCGATTATCATTCCTTGTTTGATTCCTATCGCAATGAAGGGTGTAAAATACAAACCAATGCGTTCTGAAAAGATGTTGCTGAAAAACATGGGAATCTATGGACTTGGCGGTATCATTGTTCCGTTTATCGGAATCAAGATTATTGACTTGCTTGTGTCACCGTTGCTTGCTCTTTTAGGACTATAA
- the kdpA gene encoding potassium-transporting ATPase subunit KdpA: MLQILISLAIYMVLVIPMGTYMYHIATNKKTFADPVFNRIDNGIYKLCRINRQGMNWKQYALHLLMANAVMVFVGYLVLRFQGVLFNNPNGIEGMEPTLSFNTIISFMTNTNLQHYSGESGLSYLSQMLVIIYMMFTSAASGYAACMAFCRGLAGKRKDLGNFYEDMIRITTRILIPVSIIGGLILISQGTPENFLSNQTIHTIEGKLQDLAMGPVAALEIIKHLGTNGGGFFGANSTTPFENPTIISDLVEMYSMMILPGACVITFGKMVQERKRSENKTVEAAKKISIFGKQGRTVFAAMAIIFMVGVCVCFFSEKAGNPILADAGVSQAMGSMEGKEVRFGIDQSALFTTVTTSFTTGTVNNMHDTLTPLGGMVPLLHMMLNCVFGGKGVGLMNMVMYVILAVFLCGLMIGRTPEYLGKKIEGREMKLVALVLIVHPLLILGFSALAVSTTGGIEGITNPGFHGLSQVLYEYSSSAANNGSGFEGLADNSYFWNITAGLAMFFGRYIAIIAQLAIAGSMLAKKKVNETVGTLRTDNAIFVIILVVVVYIFAALTFFPALALGPIAEHLTLWM; the protein is encoded by the coding sequence ATGTTACAGATACTTATCTCGCTGGCGATATATATGGTATTGGTAATACCGATGGGTACTTACATGTATCATATCGCGACTAATAAAAAGACGTTTGCGGATCCGGTTTTCAACCGTATTGACAACGGAATCTACAAATTGTGCAGAATCAATCGCCAGGGCATGAACTGGAAACAGTATGCGCTGCACCTTTTGATGGCCAATGCTGTCATGGTATTTGTAGGTTATCTCGTTTTGAGATTCCAGGGAGTTCTTTTCAACAACCCCAACGGAATCGAAGGAATGGAACCAACCCTTTCTTTTAATACAATCATCAGCTTTATGACGAACACAAACCTTCAGCATTATTCTGGAGAGTCAGGTCTTTCTTATTTGAGCCAGATGTTGGTCATCATTTACATGATGTTCACATCAGCAGCTTCCGGTTATGCGGCTTGTATGGCATTCTGCCGTGGACTTGCCGGAAAGAGAAAAGATCTTGGAAACTTTTACGAGGATATGATTCGTATCACTACGAGAATCCTGATTCCAGTTTCCATTATCGGTGGTCTGATTTTGATTAGTCAGGGAACACCAGAGAACTTCTTGTCTAACCAGACGATACATACAATTGAAGGCAAGCTTCAGGACTTAGCGATGGGACCTGTCGCAGCTCTGGAGATTATTAAGCACTTAGGAACAAACGGTGGTGGTTTCTTTGGCGCGAACTCGACAACGCCATTTGAGAACCCGACCATTATTTCTGACCTCGTAGAGATGTATTCCATGATGATTCTCCCAGGTGCCTGTGTAATTACCTTTGGTAAGATGGTACAGGAGAGAAAAAGATCTGAGAATAAAACTGTTGAGGCAGCAAAGAAGATTTCAATCTTTGGAAAACAGGGAAGAACCGTTTTTGCAGCTATGGCAATTATCTTTATGGTAGGTGTTTGTGTCTGCTTCTTCTCTGAGAAAGCCGGCAACCCGATTCTGGCAGACGCTGGGGTCAGCCAGGCGATGGGAAGTATGGAAGGGAAAGAAGTGCGATTTGGCATTGATCAATCTGCGCTGTTCACTACGGTTACGACTTCCTTTACAACCGGTACTGTAAACAACATGCATGATACACTGACGCCACTCGGCGGTATGGTTCCGCTGCTTCACATGATGTTGAACTGCGTATTCGGCGGTAAGGGCGTTGGTTTGATGAATATGGTTATGTACGTCATCTTGGCAGTCTTCTTATGCGGCCTGATGATCGGACGTACACCGGAATACTTAGGAAAGAAAATTGAAGGCCGAGAGATGAAACTGGTTGCGCTTGTACTGATCGTACATCCGTTGCTGATTCTTGGTTTCTCAGCTTTGGCAGTTTCTACAACCGGAGGCATTGAGGGAATCACAAACCCAGGATTCCATGGACTTTCCCAGGTGCTGTATGAGTACTCCTCATCAGCGGCCAACAACGGTTCTGGATTTGAAGGATTGGCTGATAACTCTTACTTCTGGAATATTACCGCAGGACTTGCGATGTTCTTCGGAAGATACATTGCAATCATTGCTCAGCTTGCTATCGCAGGAAGTATGCTTGCTAAGAAGAAAGTGAATGAGACTGTCGGTACACTGCGTACAGACAATGCAATCTTTGTGATTATTCTTGTAGTTGTTGTATACATTTTTGCAGCACTGACATTCTTCCCGGCATTGGCACTTGGACCGATCGCAGAGCATTTGACTTTGTGGATGTAA
- the kdpF gene encoding K(+)-transporting ATPase subunit F has protein sequence MILLGAIIILLAGYLVYALVYPEKL, from the coding sequence ATGATTTTACTTGGAGCGATTATCATACTTTTAGCAGGATATCTGGTATACGCACTGGTATATCCGGAGAAATTATAA
- a CDS encoding iron-containing alcohol dehydrogenase has protein sequence MYSIKLGCEKMYCGENAVQALKTLGGKRAFIVMSGDILIEVGSYKRVADVLAEAGFTCEAYTEVEPEPSFQTILKGAERMNEFEPDWVIGFGGGSAMDAAKAMWVFYENPDYTTLEETMPPNTIRHLREKARVCCIPTSAGTGSEATRAALIKDTVHKKKYSVRDMNGRLVPDVAILDPSFTVSMPKSLTAASGMDALTHAIESYVTPTANPFSRAMSLASFLYGYQNLALCYERGDDLEARANMLAASCMGGIAFSNSGLGIVHGIAHSFGAEYGVPHGLANAVVLPYGLEFNSQLREVKKQYDELSSFVGQPSLVEAVTELNRRIHIPICMKEVVKDEQLFIEELEKLTDKAMSDVATPFNPISPTREEMQSLILKVYYGE, from the coding sequence ATGTATTCAATTAAATTAGGCTGTGAAAAGATGTATTGTGGCGAGAATGCGGTACAGGCACTGAAGACATTGGGTGGAAAAAGAGCATTCATCGTGATGAGTGGAGATATATTGATCGAAGTTGGTTCTTATAAGAGAGTTGCCGATGTATTGGCGGAGGCGGGTTTTACATGTGAAGCCTATACGGAGGTGGAACCGGAACCGAGTTTTCAGACCATTCTAAAAGGCGCAGAAAGGATGAATGAATTCGAACCGGACTGGGTGATCGGTTTCGGCGGCGGTTCAGCAATGGATGCCGCAAAGGCGATGTGGGTGTTCTATGAGAATCCTGATTATACGACATTGGAAGAGACGATGCCGCCTAATACGATCAGGCATCTGAGGGAGAAGGCAAGAGTATGTTGTATTCCGACATCTGCTGGGACAGGAAGTGAGGCGACGAGGGCTGCATTGATTAAAGATACTGTGCATAAGAAAAAGTACTCAGTGCGGGATATGAATGGCCGCCTAGTTCCTGACGTTGCTATTTTGGACCCTTCATTTACCGTATCAATGCCAAAGAGCTTAACGGCAGCATCGGGAATGGATGCTTTGACTCACGCTATTGAGTCTTATGTGACACCGACGGCAAATCCATTTTCCAGAGCTATGTCACTCGCGTCGTTTCTATATGGATATCAAAATCTGGCACTTTGCTATGAAAGGGGAGACGATCTGGAAGCGAGGGCAAATATGCTTGCAGCCTCCTGTATGGGGGGAATTGCATTTTCAAATTCTGGACTAGGAATTGTACACGGAATTGCTCATTCGTTTGGTGCGGAGTATGGAGTGCCTCATGGACTGGCCAACGCTGTTGTGCTTCCATATGGTTTGGAGTTTAACAGTCAGTTGAGAGAAGTGAAGAAGCAATATGATGAGCTGTCAAGTTTTGTTGGACAGCCCTCGCTTGTGGAGGCAGTAACAGAATTGAATCGACGTATTCATATTCCGATTTGTATGAAAGAAGTGGTGAAGGACGAGCAATTATTTATAGAAGAGCTGGAGAAATTAACAGATAAGGCGATGAGTGATGTAGCTACGCCGTTTAACCCAATCTCTCCCACACGTGAGGAGATGCAGAGTCTGATATTGAAGGTATATTATGGAGAATAG
- a CDS encoding alcohol dehydrogenase catalytic domain-containing protein — MKMRRAVLYRQEELRIEECPIPEIGDGEVLVKNKISTTCGTDVKIYKRGYPLLVPPHPFGHEFSGVIAAVGKRVKGFKEGDRVAVHNTAPCNECYYCKRGLSSMCEDMLFNRGSYAEYVKVPERIVRQNMFVLGDRVSHKTASLMEPFSCAVYGIEECPIHLGDTVVVNGAGPIGLMFARLAVLRGARVLVTDMAENRLEQARKMGVHKAVNMTGVDDTVTAVKELTVGGRGADVVIEATGLIGVWETSVEMTRKGGFVLLFGGTKSGSVLQVDATRIHYSQVTIKGVFHTTPRHVQTALELLKMGVISSDDFIQHEYPLEHLEEAILEHAAQKVIKNCIVY; from the coding sequence ATGAAAATGAGAAGAGCAGTTTTATACAGGCAGGAGGAATTGAGAATCGAGGAGTGTCCTATCCCAGAGATTGGTGACGGTGAGGTTCTTGTCAAAAACAAGATATCTACGACTTGTGGAACAGATGTCAAGATTTATAAGCGAGGATATCCTCTTCTTGTTCCGCCTCACCCATTCGGACATGAATTTTCAGGAGTAATCGCCGCAGTAGGAAAACGAGTAAAGGGATTTAAAGAAGGAGACAGAGTGGCCGTGCATAATACGGCCCCCTGTAATGAGTGTTATTACTGCAAGAGAGGCCTGTCTTCCATGTGTGAAGATATGCTGTTTAACCGCGGCTCATATGCGGAATATGTAAAGGTTCCAGAGAGGATTGTCAGACAGAACATGTTTGTATTGGGGGATAGAGTTTCTCACAAGACAGCATCGCTTATGGAACCGTTTTCCTGTGCGGTATATGGAATTGAGGAATGTCCGATTCATCTTGGAGATACTGTGGTGGTGAATGGGGCAGGGCCTATAGGACTGATGTTTGCGAGGCTTGCTGTTCTAAGAGGAGCAAGGGTTCTGGTGACGGACATGGCAGAAAACAGACTGGAACAGGCGAGAAAAATGGGAGTTCACAAGGCAGTCAACATGACGGGAGTGGATGACACTGTCACAGCAGTCAAAGAACTGACCGTTGGCGGCAGAGGAGCGGATGTGGTGATAGAGGCAACAGGTCTGATAGGAGTATGGGAGACGAGCGTGGAGATGACGAGAAAGGGCGGATTTGTTCTTTTGTTTGGAGGGACGAAATCAGGAAGTGTCCTGCAGGTGGACGCGACACGCATTCACTACTCCCAGGTGACAATAAAAGGTGTGTTTCACACGACGCCGAGACATGTACAGACGGCGCTGGAACTTTTGAAGATGGGAGTTATTTCCAGCGATGATTTTATTCAGCATGAATACCCTCTGGAACATCTAGAAGAAGCAATCTTAGAACATGCAGCACAGAAGGTAATAAAGAACTGTATTGTGTATTAA
- a CDS encoding L-fuculose-phosphate aldolase → MLLQKERELVVEYGKKMSSSGLSKGTSGNISIYNRKEQLMAISPSGIGYFETMPEDVVIMDLHGNIVEGDKKPSSEWGLHTVFYLNKPDVEAVVHTHSTFCTTFACLNQPIRALHYVIGGAGTATVPCAPYRTFGTPELAEAAIEACGKGKAVLLANHGLLTCGPNIGKAFGLAVNMEFCAEMQFRAMCVGDPVILSDSEMENVMERFQSYGQPKKDGESKEPNCY, encoded by the coding sequence ATGTTATTACAGAAGGAAAGAGAGCTTGTGGTTGAATATGGAAAGAAAATGAGTTCATCGGGACTTAGCAAAGGGACAAGCGGAAATATCAGTATCTATAATAGAAAAGAGCAGCTAATGGCCATAAGCCCGTCAGGAATTGGATATTTTGAAACTATGCCGGAGGATGTGGTCATCATGGATCTCCACGGGAATATCGTAGAAGGGGATAAAAAGCCTTCGAGCGAATGGGGACTTCACACGGTATTTTATCTAAATAAACCGGATGTGGAGGCAGTGGTACATACACATTCTACATTTTGTACAACATTTGCGTGTCTTAATCAACCGATTCGCGCGTTGCATTATGTGATCGGCGGAGCAGGTACAGCGACAGTTCCATGTGCTCCTTACCGCACATTTGGCACACCGGAGCTTGCCGAGGCTGCGATAGAGGCGTGTGGAAAAGGGAAAGCGGTTCTTCTTGCGAATCACGGACTGCTGACGTGTGGTCCTAATATCGGTAAGGCATTTGGTCTGGCAGTCAACATGGAGTTCTGCGCAGAGATGCAGTTTCGTGCAATGTGCGTGGGGGACCCGGTAATTTTAAGCGATAGCGAGATGGAAAATGTCATGGAGAGATTTCAGTCATATGGTCAGCCGAAGAAGGACGGGGAGAGTAAAGAACCAAATTGTTATTGA
- a CDS encoding 2-hydroxyacid dehydrogenase yields MKIVAVGDIIVSEALLAQAASSLNVGEKAEIIEMFWPARDRKDFQRKALNLEMNGPDAEEIPNELYEEVRDADILLVHFCPVSRRLIEAGKKLKLIGTCRGGMEHIDVQAATEKNIPVIHVIRNAEATSDFTVGLMFAETRNIARAHAALKEGIWRKEYVNSGYTTAMREMTVGIVGLGHIGRLVAEKVTGMGMKVIAYDPYVTQESVDERGLTVTMKEKEQVFKEADIVSLHLRVTPETENSINKEIIGLMKPTAYLINTSRAKVLDKNALIEALQNRAIGGAALDVYWDEPLDKDDPILKLDNITLTPHNAGNVVDALPKSPRLLVGVINDFWETKKSDMVVNLRQIMLKQ; encoded by the coding sequence ATGAAAATTGTAGCAGTAGGAGATATTATCGTAAGTGAAGCTCTTCTTGCGCAGGCGGCGTCTTCGCTGAATGTGGGAGAGAAGGCGGAGATCATAGAAATGTTCTGGCCGGCAAGAGACAGAAAAGATTTTCAGCGGAAAGCACTGAATTTGGAGATGAATGGACCAGATGCGGAAGAAATCCCAAATGAGCTGTACGAGGAAGTGAGAGACGCGGACATATTGCTGGTTCATTTCTGTCCGGTATCAAGGCGTCTGATCGAAGCAGGAAAAAAACTGAAACTGATCGGGACGTGTAGGGGCGGTATGGAGCATATAGATGTTCAGGCGGCGACAGAGAAAAATATCCCTGTTATCCATGTCATCAGAAATGCGGAGGCTACGTCTGATTTTACGGTGGGACTTATGTTTGCAGAGACGAGAAATATTGCCAGAGCTCATGCAGCGTTAAAAGAAGGGATATGGAGAAAAGAATATGTGAATTCCGGATATACAACAGCAATGCGCGAGATGACAGTAGGAATCGTGGGGCTGGGTCACATTGGGAGGCTGGTTGCCGAGAAAGTTACCGGAATGGGGATGAAAGTGATTGCCTATGACCCATATGTCACGCAGGAATCTGTGGATGAAAGAGGGCTAACTGTGACGATGAAGGAAAAAGAGCAAGTTTTCAAAGAAGCCGATATCGTATCTCTTCATTTGCGGGTGACACCGGAGACAGAAAACAGTATCAACAAAGAGATCATCGGCCTTATGAAGCCGACTGCTTACCTGATTAATACTTCCAGAGCCAAGGTACTGGATAAGAACGCCCTTATAGAAGCACTTCAGAATAGGGCGATCGGTGGAGCGGCATTGGATGTATATTGGGATGAACCTCTGGACAAGGATGACCCAATTCTGAAGCTGGATAACATTACACTGACACCGCATAATGCCGGCAATGTTGTGGACGCCCTTCCAAAATCTCCGAGGCTTCTCGTGGGAGTAATCAATGATTTCTGGGAGACCAAAAAGAGTGATATGGTAGTGAATCTCAGGCAGATTATGCTGAAACAGTGA
- a CDS encoding PTS galactitol transporter subunit IIC → MWDVLKLFFDTFENYITVPIIIFIICLIFKAPVKKAFMSAVLIGVGLKGMAFITSAFGSVLSELVNKLIENTGLNLPALDVGWQAVASVAYSTNIGMMFIGVGLIFQIIIFLVKITDIFQPSDLWNNYSIIVWGSMFYQIKKNMLMAFVLMLFINLVTLLIAEVVQKRWSTYYNYPGCAMIAPHHMGDAPMYLVLDVVLGKLGADKINLRPETIKKKMGFLGEPMYVGLIVGVILGVVGNITTLNTMESWGQIANVAVTCSAVMAIFPKVAGLFASGFTTITDYSRKTLKKSKYGKDREFIIAVNDALGYGEAATLTTGLLVIPVALLLAFILPGNIVLPVMVLPSLPYMVEVPVSLSNGNIFKSWVAACIVFCAKLLMASSWAAVFTEIAVGVGFEVTEGAVMIIGFIMSNCTAGLITYAFMTMNPVIIIPVVALYVVCFVLFKKNKTKVWDYLERNATGYQKTAAASGGDTV, encoded by the coding sequence ATGTGGGATGTATTAAAACTATTTTTTGATACTTTTGAAAACTATATTACAGTTCCAATTATTATCTTTATCATTTGTCTGATATTTAAAGCGCCAGTGAAAAAAGCATTTATGTCAGCCGTACTGATCGGGGTAGGGTTAAAGGGCATGGCGTTTATCACAAGTGCATTTGGTTCGGTGCTGTCGGAGCTGGTGAATAAACTGATCGAGAATACAGGGCTCAACCTACCTGCATTAGATGTAGGATGGCAGGCGGTTGCGTCGGTAGCATATTCAACAAATATTGGAATGATGTTCATCGGGGTAGGATTGATTTTCCAAATTATTATTTTTTTGGTCAAGATTACTGATATTTTCCAGCCTTCAGATCTCTGGAATAATTATTCTATCATTGTATGGGGGTCCATGTTTTATCAGATTAAGAAAAATATGTTAATGGCATTTGTCTTGATGCTTTTCATTAATCTGGTGACGCTACTGATCGCAGAAGTAGTTCAAAAGAGATGGTCTACCTATTATAATTATCCAGGCTGTGCGATGATTGCACCACATCATATGGGAGACGCACCAATGTACCTTGTATTGGATGTGGTACTTGGCAAACTCGGTGCAGATAAGATTAATTTGAGGCCGGAGACTATCAAGAAAAAGATGGGCTTCCTTGGAGAACCGATGTATGTCGGTTTGATTGTCGGAGTGATTTTGGGTGTAGTTGGGAATATCACTACACTTAATACAATGGAGTCCTGGGGACAGATTGCGAATGTGGCAGTCACCTGTTCGGCAGTTATGGCAATCTTTCCAAAGGTTGCGGGTCTATTTGCGTCAGGGTTTACCACAATCACAGATTACTCAAGAAAAACTTTGAAGAAATCCAAATATGGAAAAGACAGAGAGTTTATCATTGCTGTGAATGATGCGTTGGGTTATGGCGAGGCGGCAACTCTGACAACAGGCTTGCTCGTGATTCCGGTCGCGCTGCTGTTAGCATTTATTCTTCCGGGGAATATTGTTCTTCCGGTCATGGTACTCCCATCGCTGCCATATATGGTGGAAGTTCCGGTTTCACTGTCGAATGGAAATATCTTTAAATCCTGGGTGGCAGCGTGTATCGTATTCTGTGCGAAACTTTTGATGGCATCCTCTTGGGCAGCAGTATTCACTGAGATTGCAGTGGGGGTTGGATTCGAGGTGACGGAAGGTGCTGTTATGATTATCGGATTTATCATGTCTAATTGTACGGCTGGTCTGATTACGTATGCGTTTATGACAATGAATCCAGTAATTATTATTCCAGTAGTGGCACTGTATGTAGTTTGTTTTGTGTTATTCAAGAAGAATAAGACAAAAGTATGGGATTATCTCGAGAGAAATGCGACAGGATACCAGAAGACAGCGGCGGCGTCAGGCGGAGACACAGTTTGA
- a CDS encoding PTS sugar transporter subunit IIB, which produces MRAIKVLSVCGSGTVSSAMLSSKLEDVFAEKGYDMEATEVSPGGVPGAMQSGGYDMIVYTSPVEGDYGVPILNATGFLVGINEEEFIEELMQVVEKLQL; this is translated from the coding sequence ATGAGAGCGATTAAAGTGTTGTCAGTATGCGGTTCAGGAACAGTAAGTTCTGCTATGCTATCGTCCAAACTTGAGGACGTATTTGCAGAGAAGGGATATGATATGGAAGCGACAGAGGTGAGTCCAGGAGGTGTTCCTGGTGCAATGCAAAGCGGTGGTTACGACATGATCGTATATACAAGTCCAGTAGAAGGTGATTATGGAGTTCCAATTCTGAATGCGACAGGTTTTTTGGTAGGAATCAACGAAGAAGAGTTTATAGAAGAACTGATGCAGGTCGTGGAGAAACTACAGTTGTAG
- a CDS encoding PTS sugar transporter subunit IIA, whose protein sequence is MKLLDEELVILDADVRTAEECIRLAGEAFLQKGYVKEPYIQAVVERERVYPTGLPGKGIAIAIPHTNNTYVNKPAIGVVIPSSPVKFCAMGTKEQWLDCEVVIPLVIKDSDMQINMLRQMMKIIQNGELLRKIRDSKDKRVILECLKSLEE, encoded by the coding sequence GTGAAATTACTGGATGAAGAATTGGTAATCCTGGATGCGGATGTCAGGACAGCAGAAGAATGTATCCGTCTTGCGGGAGAGGCGTTTCTTCAGAAGGGATATGTGAAGGAACCTTATATACAAGCAGTTGTGGAACGTGAGAGAGTATATCCCACAGGGCTTCCCGGAAAAGGCATAGCGATAGCAATTCCTCATACGAATAATACATATGTGAATAAACCGGCGATAGGGGTTGTCATTCCAAGTAGTCCTGTGAAGTTCTGCGCGATGGGGACAAAAGAACAGTGGCTTGACTGTGAAGTTGTTATTCCGCTTGTAATCAAGGATTCTGATATGCAGATCAATATGCTCAGGCAGATGATGAAGATTATACAGAATGGGGAACTGCTCAGAAAAATCAGAGATTCAAAGGATAAACGGGTGATACTAGAGTGTTTGAAATCTTTGGAAGAATAA